Proteins co-encoded in one Halococcoides cellulosivorans genomic window:
- a CDS encoding mandelate racemase/muconate lactonizing enzyme family protein produces the protein MEIERFSLPLDAPLATADGTIADRDGWVVTVTHEGTTGIGEATPLAGWTEPLAATEHALGEARENAARHGLERAVDRLDPIARPAARHGVECAALDAKARLHEEPLWATLGGSGGAVPLNATIGRFSPEETAERARAAAEQGFPAVKCKAGADDPAVERERIARVAAAVPDAVAVRIDANGAWSPAFASAVLSTPEADALDLIEQPVGAGAHAALRQLRTETGVSIALDESVVQASDPLALVDLADAFVCKPMALGGLERTRTVARGAIDAGLDVVVSTTVDAVLARTAAAHLAASLPAVAPSGLATGDRLERDLAPDPATIADGQLTLPDRPGLGIEAVSA, from the coding sequence GTGGAGATCGAGCGATTCTCCCTGCCACTCGACGCACCGCTGGCGACCGCCGACGGGACGATCGCGGACCGCGACGGGTGGGTCGTCACCGTCACCCACGAGGGAACGACCGGTATCGGCGAGGCGACCCCACTCGCTGGCTGGACCGAACCGCTCGCAGCGACCGAGCACGCCCTCGGTGAGGCCCGCGAGAACGCCGCGCGGCACGGCCTCGAACGCGCGGTCGATCGTCTCGACCCGATCGCGCGTCCCGCGGCCCGCCACGGCGTCGAGTGTGCGGCCCTGGACGCCAAGGCGCGCTTGCACGAGGAACCGCTGTGGGCGACGCTCGGGGGGTCGGGCGGAGCGGTGCCGCTGAACGCGACGATCGGTCGATTCTCTCCAGAAGAGACTGCCGAGCGCGCGCGAGCGGCCGCCGAACAGGGCTTTCCCGCGGTCAAGTGCAAGGCGGGAGCCGACGATCCAGCCGTCGAGCGCGAGCGGATCGCCCGGGTGGCAGCGGCCGTCCCCGACGCGGTCGCCGTCCGGATTGACGCCAACGGGGCCTGGTCACCCGCATTCGCGAGCGCAGTGCTCTCCACGCCCGAGGCCGACGCGCTGGATCTGATCGAACAGCCGGTCGGCGCGGGGGCCCACGCTGCGCTCCGGCAGTTGCGTACCGAGACCGGCGTGTCGATCGCCCTCGACGAGTCGGTCGTCCAGGCGAGCGATCCGCTCGCGCTCGTCGATCTGGCCGACGCGTTCGTCTGCAAGCCCATGGCGCTCGGCGGCCTCGAACGCACGCGAACGGTCGCACGCGGCGCGATCGACGCCGGCCTCGATGTCGTCGTCTCGACGACCGTCGACGCCGTTCTCGCCCGCACCGCCGCGGCCCATCTCGCGGCGAGTCTGCCCGCCGTCGCGCCGTCGGGGCTCGCGACCGGTGATCGACTGGAGCGCGATCTGGCACCGGATCCCGCGACGATCGCGGACGGCCAGTTGACGCTGCCGGATCGGCCCGGGCTCGGAATCGAGGCGGTCTCTGCGTGA
- the aroA gene encoding 3-phosphoshikimate 1-carboxyvinyltransferase, with protein sequence MDVTLTPATVTGQARAPPSKSYTHRAILAAGYGGGTATVHNPLVSADTRATMAAVEAFGGRVERGDDAVTITGFDGRPDVPDRIVNCENSGTTMRLTTATAALADGLVVLTGDESLRSRPQGPLLDAIEQLGGRAESTRANGQAPLVVGGPIDGGRAAIPGDVSSQFISALLMAGAVTPDGLTVDLETALKSAPYVEITLDVLDAFGVAASGEGREWSAPGGQTYAASDGEYRVPGDFSSMSYLLSAGALAAPEGLRVVGAEPSAQGDVAIVEHLQAMGAPLRWDREAGTIDVERGALEGIEASVADTPDLLPTLAAVGAAADGTTRIVDCEHVRYKETDRVSAMADELGRMGASVTEHDDELLVHGSETDLEGARVDGRGDHRIVMALALAGLVADGETTIEGAEHVDVSFPGFFETMAELGVDVVRSD encoded by the coding sequence ATGGACGTTACACTCACGCCCGCGACCGTCACGGGCCAGGCACGCGCACCCCCCTCGAAGAGCTACACGCATCGTGCGATCCTCGCGGCGGGCTACGGAGGCGGAACGGCGACCGTGCACAATCCGCTCGTCAGCGCGGACACCCGGGCCACGATGGCCGCCGTCGAGGCCTTCGGGGGACGGGTCGAGCGCGGCGACGACGCCGTGACGATCACCGGGTTCGACGGCCGGCCCGACGTACCCGACCGGATCGTGAACTGCGAGAACAGCGGAACGACGATGCGCCTGACGACCGCGACGGCCGCACTCGCAGACGGCCTCGTCGTCCTCACGGGTGACGAATCGCTGCGCTCGCGCCCGCAGGGCCCGCTGCTCGACGCGATCGAACAACTCGGCGGGCGGGCCGAGAGCACGCGCGCGAACGGGCAGGCCCCGCTCGTGGTCGGCGGGCCGATCGACGGCGGGCGCGCGGCGATCCCCGGCGACGTCTCCTCGCAGTTCATCTCCGCGCTGTTGATGGCCGGCGCGGTCACGCCCGACGGCCTCACGGTCGATCTGGAGACCGCACTCAAGTCCGCCCCGTACGTCGAGATCACACTGGACGTGCTCGACGCGTTCGGCGTCGCAGCCAGCGGCGAGGGCCGGGAGTGGTCGGCCCCTGGCGGGCAAACCTACGCCGCCAGCGACGGCGAGTATCGCGTGCCGGGCGACTTCTCGTCGATGTCGTATCTGTTGAGCGCGGGCGCACTCGCCGCGCCCGAGGGCCTCCGCGTCGTCGGGGCGGAACCGAGCGCCCAGGGCGACGTGGCGATCGTCGAGCACCTCCAGGCGATGGGCGCACCCTTGCGCTGGGATCGCGAGGCGGGGACGATCGACGTGGAGCGTGGCGCGCTGGAGGGGATCGAGGCGAGCGTCGCGGACACGCCCGACCTGCTCCCGACGCTCGCGGCCGTCGGGGCCGCCGCCGACGGCACGACGCGGATCGTCGACTGCGAGCACGTCCGGTACAAGGAGACCGACCGCGTGTCGGCGATGGCCGACGAACTGGGCCGGATGGGCGCGTCGGTCACCGAACACGACGACGAACTGCTGGTCCACGGGTCGGAGACCGATCTGGAAGGGGCGCGCGTCGACGGGCGTGGCGACCACCGCATCGTGATGGCGCTCGCACTCGCGGGCCTGGTCGCCGACGGCGAGACGACGATCGAAGGCGCCGAACACGTCGACGTCTCCTTCCCCGGATTCTTCGAGACGATGGCCGAGTTGGGCGTGGACGTCGTGCGCTCCGATTGA
- a CDS encoding 1,4-dihydroxy-2-naphthoate polyprenyltransferase yields MSETPSVGRAWLMAARPQTLPAGAAPVVVGWAVAVVEGVVAIGPAIAALVGALLIQIGTNFANDYFDARHGVDDPDREGFTRVTAGGLIEPRQVATAMAITYALAVVVGLYLVFVGGVPIVLVGLSGIAAGILYTGGPYPYGYYGLGDVFVFLYFGVFAVVGTYYVQAAAIAGAQFPIAPPPGSISTLAIVASLPMAALATAILVVNNVRDRADDRAAGKITLAVRLGDDWARVEYVALVAVAYLVPLGLAIAGALDAVDGVTLAVALPLVTLPGAALLVRTVRRESGERLNDALERTGQLTVVHAITFAVGLALPVVV; encoded by the coding sequence ATGTCCGAGACTCCGTCGGTCGGGCGCGCCTGGCTCATGGCCGCCCGGCCACAGACGCTTCCGGCGGGGGCCGCGCCCGTCGTCGTCGGGTGGGCGGTCGCCGTCGTCGAGGGTGTCGTCGCCATCGGCCCCGCGATCGCGGCGCTCGTCGGCGCGCTGCTCATCCAGATCGGGACGAACTTCGCGAACGACTACTTCGACGCGCGCCACGGCGTCGACGACCCCGATCGCGAGGGCTTTACTCGTGTTACAGCAGGCGGCCTCATCGAACCCCGGCAGGTCGCCACGGCGATGGCCATCACCTACGCGCTCGCGGTCGTCGTCGGCCTGTATCTCGTTTTCGTCGGCGGCGTCCCGATCGTACTCGTCGGCCTCTCGGGGATCGCCGCGGGAATCCTCTACACCGGCGGACCCTACCCATACGGCTACTACGGGCTCGGAGACGTCTTCGTCTTTCTCTATTTCGGTGTCTTCGCCGTCGTGGGAACGTACTACGTTCAGGCGGCGGCCATCGCCGGCGCCCAATTCCCGATCGCGCCACCGCCCGGGTCGATCAGCACGCTCGCGATCGTCGCGAGTCTCCCGATGGCGGCGCTCGCGACGGCGATTCTCGTGGTCAACAACGTTCGCGATCGCGCAGACGACCGCGCGGCGGGTAAGATCACGCTCGCGGTTCGGCTGGGCGACGACTGGGCCCGGGTTGAGTACGTCGCGCTCGTCGCCGTCGCCTATCTCGTCCCGCTCGGTCTCGCGATCGCCGGCGCCCTCGACGCCGTCGACGGGGTGACACTCGCGGTGGCGCTGCCACTGGTGACGCTGCCGGGCGCGGCCCTTCTCGTCCGGACGGTCCGCCGAGAATCGGGCGAACGGCTCAACGATGCTCTCGAACGCACCGGCCAGTTGACCGTCGTCCACGCGATCACGTTCGCGGTCGGCCTCGCACTCCCGGTGGTGGTCTGA
- the icd gene encoding NADP-dependent isocitrate dehydrogenase — MGYDYDQVSVPDSGEPVTVVDEDADELDIPENPIVPIIHGDGIGTDVGPAAQKVLDAAAEATGREIAWMRVYAGESGRERYDENLPEDTVNAIDEFRVAIKGPLTTPVGAGFRSLNVALRQTLDFYANVRPTYYLDGVPSPMKAPEEMDMVTFRENTEDVYAGIEWEAGTDDVEQVRAFVEEEMGYDDMMHDGPIGIGIKPITEFGSKRLVRKAIDYAIEHDRDKVTLVHKGNIMKFTEGQFGEWGMEVADEEYDDEEVFAAPDSLWETQDEVDIPEDAVMVEERLADAMLQWMQLRTDEFDVLAMPNLNGDYLSDAAGAQIGGLGIAPGANFGDARVLAEPVHGSAPKRAGQNMANPTAMILSGRLMFDYMGWTEAADLVRDAVEATISSGKVTYDLERQLEGAEKLGTEEYADEIVANIEELA, encoded by the coding sequence ATGGGATACGATTACGATCAGGTATCGGTGCCCGATTCGGGCGAACCGGTGACTGTCGTCGACGAAGATGCAGACGAACTCGACATTCCCGAGAATCCGATCGTCCCGATCATCCACGGGGACGGGATCGGGACAGACGTCGGTCCGGCCGCCCAGAAAGTCTTGGACGCCGCCGCCGAGGCGACGGGTCGTGAGATCGCCTGGATGCGCGTCTACGCTGGCGAGTCGGGTCGCGAACGGTACGACGAGAACCTGCCCGAGGACACCGTCAACGCGATCGACGAGTTCCGCGTCGCGATCAAGGGCCCGCTGACGACGCCCGTCGGCGCGGGCTTCCGGTCGCTGAACGTCGCGCTCCGGCAGACGCTGGATTTCTACGCGAACGTCCGCCCGACCTACTATCTCGACGGCGTCCCGTCACCGATGAAAGCGCCCGAAGAGATGGACATGGTGACCTTCAGGGAGAACACCGAGGACGTGTACGCCGGCATCGAGTGGGAGGCCGGCACCGACGACGTCGAGCAGGTCCGCGCGTTCGTCGAGGAGGAGATGGGCTACGACGACATGATGCACGACGGCCCGATCGGCATCGGCATCAAGCCGATCACGGAGTTCGGCTCGAAACGACTCGTCCGGAAGGCCATCGACTACGCCATCGAGCACGACCGCGACAAGGTCACGCTCGTCCACAAGGGCAACATCATGAAGTTCACCGAGGGGCAGTTCGGTGAGTGGGGCATGGAGGTGGCCGACGAGGAGTACGACGACGAGGAGGTCTTCGCCGCGCCCGACTCGCTGTGGGAGACCCAGGACGAAGTCGACATCCCCGAGGACGCCGTCATGGTCGAAGAGCGCCTCGCGGACGCCATGCTCCAGTGGATGCAACTCCGGACCGACGAGTTCGACGTGCTCGCGATGCCGAACCTCAACGGCGACTATCTCTCGGACGCCGCCGGGGCTCAGATCGGTGGCCTCGGCATCGCGCCCGGGGCGAACTTCGGTGACGCCCGCGTGCTCGCCGAGCCGGTCCACGGCTCCGCGCCCAAACGCGCCGGCCAGAACATGGCCAACCCGACCGCGATGATCCTCTCGGGCCGTCTGATGTTCGATTACATGGGCTGGACGGAGGCCGCGGATCTCGTGCGTGACGCCGTCGAGGCGACGATTTCGTCGGGCAAGGTCACCTACGACCTCGAACGCCAGTTGGAGGGCGCCGAGAAGCTGGGCACCGAGGAGTACGCCGACGAAATCGTCGCGAACATCGAAGAACTCGCGTAG
- a CDS encoding metal-dependent hydrolase — protein MFVGHAFLAFGVIALLAARLGDRVGVDPERRVSLVGRSICVAIALGIVAALAASLPDLDVLQAVAVVAIGHTEGPLIDQLRAASRATHRLTTHSLVLATPIAAGIALWTRQRWLGSVALLGLVVAVALASGAVAAAVLGAVVIGAAGIGRLAARWALDARATGAAAFVGLAIHPFTDLFTGTPPAIAAPLGLTVLDARIAPFVDPFANLLLATGAELVAIWVGVGVAAWLSERSVRDLIHPVAVVGIGFAPVRAVLDTPSVDDAVPFVATLLVVGLIGTVAVELVDRRSTGVVRPLCTGLATITVGTVAAALAMAIL, from the coding sequence GTGTTCGTCGGCCACGCGTTCCTCGCGTTCGGGGTGATCGCTCTTCTGGCGGCCAGACTCGGGGACCGCGTCGGCGTCGACCCAGAGCGTCGGGTCAGCCTCGTGGGGCGATCGATCTGCGTCGCGATCGCGCTGGGCATCGTCGCCGCACTCGCGGCGTCGCTGCCCGACCTCGACGTGTTGCAGGCGGTCGCCGTGGTCGCGATCGGTCACACCGAGGGTCCGCTGATCGATCAGTTGCGGGCGGCCTCGCGGGCGACGCACCGACTGACCACTCACTCGCTGGTACTGGCCACGCCGATCGCCGCGGGGATCGCCCTCTGGACGCGTCAGCGCTGGCTCGGGAGTGTCGCCTTGCTCGGTCTCGTCGTGGCTGTCGCGCTGGCGAGTGGGGCCGTCGCGGCCGCCGTCCTCGGCGCAGTGGTGATCGGAGCCGCCGGGATCGGAAGGCTCGCCGCCCGGTGGGCTCTCGACGCTCGCGCGACGGGAGCGGCCGCGTTCGTGGGCCTCGCGATCCACCCATTCACCGATCTGTTCACCGGGACGCCACCCGCGATCGCCGCGCCGCTCGGTCTGACCGTCCTCGACGCGCGGATCGCGCCGTTCGTCGACCCGTTCGCGAACCTCCTGCTCGCGACCGGCGCGGAACTCGTCGCGATCTGGGTCGGTGTCGGCGTCGCCGCGTGGCTCTCCGAGCGCTCGGTGCGCGATCTGATCCACCCGGTCGCGGTCGTCGGGATCGGATTCGCACCGGTCCGGGCCGTCCTCGACACGCCGAGTGTGGACGACGCCGTTCCCTTCGTCGCGACGCTTCTCGTGGTCGGACTGATCGGAACTGTGGCGGTCGAACTGGTCGACCGCCGCTCCACGGGTGTCGTCCGGCCGCTCTGTACCGGGCTGGCGACGATCACGGTCGGCACGGTCGCCGCCGCGCTCGCGATGGCGATTCTCTGA
- a CDS encoding CPBP family intramembrane glutamic endopeptidase has translation MSIPLGVERLASSNDRLRAVLTVLALFVVAMIAMVVVGATIRAALIWGGAESEAMVLTALAMAAGEVVAFALVAGGYLRSAGPSVSIDWPSRREAGVIVGAVVLATALGAAQRAVLGELDPETTAYGADLVRAAPVVYAVLAIVGAVLAPIVEELLFRGAIQGRLRTVTGPVGAIGGASLLFVPLHLTVAPGSPLVALLGASMIGLTSVVFGVAYERTGTLTVPIVVHAASNAVFFVLIAGRVLL, from the coding sequence ATGTCGATTCCCCTCGGTGTCGAGCGGTTGGCGTCCTCGAACGATCGCCTGCGAGCAGTGCTGACGGTTCTCGCGCTGTTCGTGGTCGCGATGATCGCGATGGTGGTCGTCGGCGCGACGATCCGTGCCGCGCTGATCTGGGGTGGCGCCGAGTCCGAGGCGATGGTTCTCACGGCCCTCGCGATGGCCGCCGGTGAAGTGGTCGCATTCGCGCTCGTCGCTGGAGGATATCTTCGCTCCGCAGGGCCGTCCGTCTCGATCGACTGGCCCAGCCGTCGTGAGGCCGGCGTGATCGTCGGGGCGGTGGTCCTCGCGACGGCGCTTGGCGCCGCCCAGCGCGCGGTCCTCGGGGAACTCGACCCCGAAACGACGGCCTACGGGGCGGATCTCGTCCGGGCCGCTCCCGTGGTGTACGCGGTGCTCGCGATCGTGGGGGCGGTGCTCGCGCCCATCGTCGAAGAACTGCTCTTTCGTGGCGCGATCCAGGGGCGATTGCGGACCGTCACCGGCCCGGTCGGTGCGATCGGTGGTGCGAGCCTCCTCTTCGTCCCGTTGCACCTCACGGTGGCGCCGGGATCACCACTCGTCGCCCTCCTCGGGGCGAGTATGATCGGGCTGACCTCGGTCGTGTTCGGCGTGGCCTACGAGCGCACCGGAACGTTGACCGTCCCGATCGTCGTTCACGCCGCCTCGAACGCCGTCTTTTTCGTGCTGATCGCCGGTCGTGTGCTCCTCTGA
- a CDS encoding CPBP family glutamic-type intramembrane protease: protein MDQRQAPTHPVGSMLGERGWAVVEAVAIAALASVLVFAGIRLMYTSWVESIGRLALRYVQITDWIVLVVTGAVGAAVLSVDSHRPQVRWPDHDRALVVVGAIALLVVTAVAVASTVVSAMNRPSSAVVGAFGALPLWQSIVLTLIGILAFCGRRVGEETLFRAAIQRRLGVLGAPVAIGLTAILHAVFVVVVTGRFSPAVLWAVAGVLLESAIAGVAYERTGVLGPSIVVRFVAPAIVSMLGVVLVVV from the coding sequence ATGGACCAACGGCAGGCACCGACCCATCCCGTCGGATCGATGCTCGGCGAGCGCGGGTGGGCCGTCGTCGAGGCCGTCGCCATCGCGGCGCTGGCGTCGGTGCTCGTGTTCGCGGGGATCAGGCTGATGTACACGTCGTGGGTGGAGTCGATCGGTCGTCTGGCACTCAGGTACGTCCAGATCACCGATTGGATCGTTCTCGTGGTCACTGGAGCGGTCGGGGCGGCGGTGCTGTCGGTCGACAGTCACCGACCGCAGGTTCGGTGGCCCGATCACGACCGGGCACTCGTCGTCGTGGGGGCGATCGCACTGCTCGTCGTCACGGCCGTGGCCGTCGCCAGTACGGTGGTGTCGGCGATGAATCGGCCGTCGTCGGCCGTGGTCGGGGCGTTCGGCGCTCTTCCGCTCTGGCAGTCGATCGTGCTCACCCTGATCGGCATTCTCGCGTTCTGTGGGCGGAGGGTCGGGGAGGAGACCCTCTTTCGGGCGGCGATACAGCGCCGACTCGGGGTGCTCGGGGCACCCGTCGCGATCGGGCTGACGGCGATCCTGCACGCGGTGTTCGTGGTCGTCGTCACTGGCAGATTCAGTCCCGCCGTCCTCTGGGCCGTGGCGGGTGTGCTCCTCGAATCCGCGATCGCTGGTGTCGCCTACGAGCGGACTGGTGTGCTGGGCCCCTCGATCGTCGTTCGCTTCGTGGCCCCCGCGATCGTCTCGATGCTCGGGGTCGTGCTCGTCGTGGTCTGA
- a CDS encoding CDC48 family AAA ATPase: MKLRVKPLKQKDAGRGLAAIDRQAMEELDLENGDYVVIGGTDGGRAVARVWPGYPEDTGQGIVRIDGQLRQEAGVGVDDTVTVEAADVKPARSITVALPQNLRVRGNVGPHVRNKLSGQAVTEGQTVPFSLGLGPVSGVGGQKIPLKIAETDPSGTVVVTDQTEITVSEKPAEQIREPTGEDDRETPDVTYEDIGGLDDELEQVREMIELPMRHPELFNQLGIEPPKGVLLHGPPGTGKTLMAKAVANEIDAYFTTISGPEIMSKFYGESEEQLRDVFDEAEENAPAIVFIDEIDSIAPKRGETQGDVERRVVAQLLSLMDGLEERGQVIVIGATNRLDAIDPALRRGGRFDREIEIGVPDKEGRKEVLQVHTRGMPLSEEIDIEAYAENTHGFVGADIEQLAKEGAMNALRRIRPDIDLESEQIDAEVLEDLEVTDDDLKNALRGIEPSALREVFVEVPDVTWDQVGGLDDTKERLRETIQWPLEYGTVFDHLDVDAAKGVLLYGPPGTGKTLLAKAVANEAQSNFISVKGPELLNKFVGESEKGVREVFSKARENAPTVIFFDEIDSIAGERGQSVGDSNVGERVVSQLLTELDGIEALEDVVVIATSNRPDLIDDALLRPGRLDRHVHVPVPDEEGRRKIFAVHTRDKPLADDVDLDDLAARTEGYVGADVEAVCREAAMAATREFVNTVDPEAIDDSLGNVLVNAEHFEHALEEVQPSVTSETRDRYEEIEQRFQRPDEVDEETGRQFY, from the coding sequence TGGAGAACGGCGACTACGTCGTCATCGGCGGTACTGACGGCGGTCGCGCGGTCGCGCGCGTCTGGCCGGGCTACCCCGAAGACACCGGTCAGGGGATCGTCCGGATCGACGGCCAGTTGCGACAGGAAGCCGGCGTCGGCGTCGACGACACCGTCACCGTCGAGGCCGCAGACGTCAAGCCCGCCCGCTCGATCACCGTCGCCTTGCCTCAGAATTTGCGTGTGCGGGGCAACGTCGGCCCGCACGTGCGCAACAAGCTCTCCGGCCAGGCCGTCACGGAGGGGCAGACGGTCCCGTTCTCGCTCGGCCTGGGCCCGGTCTCTGGGGTCGGCGGCCAGAAGATACCCCTGAAGATCGCCGAGACCGATCCCAGCGGGACGGTCGTCGTCACCGACCAGACCGAGATCACGGTCAGCGAGAAGCCCGCCGAGCAGATCCGCGAGCCCACCGGTGAGGACGACCGCGAGACCCCTGACGTGACCTACGAGGACATCGGTGGGCTGGACGACGAACTCGAACAGGTCCGCGAGATGATCGAGTTGCCGATGCGCCACCCCGAGCTGTTCAACCAGCTCGGCATCGAGCCGCCGAAAGGCGTCTTGCTCCACGGCCCGCCCGGGACGGGCAAGACGCTGATGGCGAAAGCCGTCGCCAACGAGATCGACGCGTACTTCACGACGATCTCCGGCCCGGAGATCATGTCGAAGTTCTACGGCGAGTCGGAGGAACAACTCCGTGATGTCTTCGACGAGGCCGAGGAGAACGCGCCCGCGATCGTCTTCATCGACGAGATCGACTCGATCGCGCCCAAACGCGGCGAGACCCAGGGCGACGTCGAACGCCGCGTGGTCGCCCAACTGCTGAGCCTGATGGACGGCCTCGAAGAGCGCGGGCAGGTCATCGTCATCGGCGCGACGAACCGCCTGGACGCGATCGATCCCGCGCTCCGCCGTGGCGGCCGGTTCGACCGCGAGATCGAGATCGGCGTCCCCGACAAAGAGGGCCGCAAGGAGGTCCTGCAGGTCCACACCCGCGGGATGCCGCTGTCCGAGGAGATCGACATCGAAGCGTACGCCGAGAACACCCACGGGTTCGTCGGCGCGGACATCGAGCAGTTAGCGAAGGAAGGCGCGATGAACGCTCTCCGGCGGATCCGCCCCGACATCGATCTGGAGAGCGAACAGATCGACGCCGAAGTGCTCGAAGACCTGGAGGTCACCGACGACGACCTCAAAAACGCCCTCCGCGGGATCGAGCCATCGGCGCTGCGTGAGGTGTTCGTCGAGGTGCCCGACGTCACCTGGGACCAGGTCGGTGGGCTCGACGACACCAAAGAACGGCTCCGCGAGACCATCCAGTGGCCCCTGGAGTACGGCACCGTCTTCGATCACCTCGACGTCGACGCCGCGAAAGGCGTCCTGCTCTACGGTCCGCCCGGCACGGGCAAGACGCTGCTCGCGAAAGCCGTCGCGAACGAGGCCCAGTCGAATTTCATCTCCGTGAAAGGCCCCGAACTGCTCAACAAGTTCGTCGGCGAGTCGGAGAAAGGCGTCCGCGAGGTGTTCTCGAAGGCGCGCGAGAACGCCCCGACGGTGATCTTCTTCGACGAGATCGACTCGATCGCGGGCGAGCGCGGCCAGTCGGTCGGTGACTCGAACGTTGGCGAGCGCGTCGTCAGCCAACTGCTCACTGAACTCGACGGCATCGAAGCGCTCGAAGACGTCGTCGTGATCGCGACCTCGAACCGGCCCGATCTGATCGACGACGCCTTGCTCCGGCCGGGACGACTGGACCGACACGTCCACGTGCCCGTGCCCGACGAGGAGGGCCGCCGGAAGATCTTCGCAGTCCACACCCGCGACAAGCCGCTGGCCGACGACGTCGATCTGGACGATCTGGCCGCGCGGACCGAGGGCTACGTCGGCGCGGACGTCGAGGCGGTCTGCCGTGAGGCCGCGATGGCCGCGACCCGGGAGTTCGTCAACACCGTCGATCCCGAAGCCATCGACGACTCGCTGGGCAACGTGCTCGTGAACGCCGAGCACTTCGAGCACGCCTTAGAGGAGGTCCAGCCGTCGGTCACCAGTGAGACCCGCGACCGCTACGAGGAGATCGAACAGCGCTTCCAGCGCCCCGACGAGGTCGACGAGGAGACCGGCCGGCAGTTCTACTGA
- a CDS encoding class I adenylate-forming enzyme family protein — MTAVDPGECDPIARQAAVSPDRTAIRWPASDDSVTFEALDRRVETWAVGLRDHRGADPDAQGPRIGVCVEDRADFVAVLGAIWRVGASAVLLDPGAPDRTVQQCLDVSDPAAVVVESPADRDLDTRLIDVAALGDGTPSASVPPTDWAAEREAVVAFTSGTTGRPRGVRLAVRTLAASVGGWADRLGSAAECWLDPLPVHHMGGFMPIVRAIGLGTTAVVERPPDPERIGALLADHSLTGVSLVPTQLSALLDAGWSPPDALSAVLVGGAPVPTALRRHALDRGVPLWPTYGTTETASGVAIATPDDLHDRIDTVGRPLDGVNVTIRDPETGAAVDSGVTGEIVVDGPSVTPGYCDESGEWSAAGLRTGDLGSIEDGFLFVAGRLDDRIVSGGETIDPHAVERVVGEHPAVEAVAVVGIPDDRWGERVGAAVVTDDAALPDSATATLDAYAREHLRAPARPKTWTVVQTIPRTASGTVDRAAIRDLIRDDE, encoded by the coding sequence GTGACGGCCGTCGACCCGGGCGAGTGCGATCCGATCGCACGCCAGGCGGCCGTTTCCCCCGATCGGACTGCGATCCGCTGGCCCGCGAGCGACGACAGCGTCACCTTCGAGGCGCTCGATCGGCGCGTCGAAACGTGGGCGGTGGGACTCCGGGACCACCGTGGGGCCGATCCAGACGCTCAGGGCCCTCGGATCGGGGTCTGTGTCGAGGATCGCGCTGATTTCGTCGCCGTCCTCGGGGCGATCTGGCGGGTTGGCGCGAGCGCCGTCTTGCTCGACCCCGGAGCGCCCGATCGGACGGTCCAGCAGTGTCTGGACGTGTCCGACCCCGCCGCAGTCGTCGTCGAATCACCGGCCGATCGCGATCTCGATACGCGCCTGATCGACGTTGCGGCGCTCGGGGACGGCACCCCGTCTGCTTCCGTCCCGCCCACCGACTGGGCGGCCGAGCGCGAGGCCGTCGTCGCCTTTACGTCCGGGACGACCGGGCGGCCCCGTGGCGTGCGACTCGCGGTTCGAACGCTCGCCGCGAGCGTGGGTGGCTGGGCCGACCGGTTGGGATCGGCCGCCGAGTGCTGGCTCGACCCGCTTCCCGTCCACCACATGGGCGGGTTCATGCCGATCGTTCGAGCGATCGGGCTGGGGACGACCGCCGTCGTCGAGCGCCCGCCCGATCCCGAGCGGATCGGAGCGCTGCTCGCTGACCACTCGCTCACGGGCGTCTCTCTCGTCCCCACACAGCTGTCGGCGCTGCTGGACGCGGGGTGGTCGCCCCCCGATGCGTTGTCGGCCGTGCTCGTCGGGGGCGCGCCCGTGCCGACCGCCCTCCGCCGGCACGCGCTCGATCGGGGCGTCCCGCTCTGGCCGACCTACGGCACGACCGAGACGGCCTCGGGGGTCGCGATCGCGACGCCCGACGACCTCCACGATCGGATCGACACCGTGGGCCGCCCGCTCGACGGGGTGAATGTCACGATTCGCGATCCCGAGACGGGTGCGGCGGTCGATTCTGGCGTGACGGGTGAGATCGTCGTCGACGGGCCGAGCGTCACGCCGGGCTACTGTGACGAGTCGGGCGAGTGGTCGGCGGCGGGGCTGCGAACGGGTGATCTGGGATCGATCGAGGACGGATTTCTGTTCGTCGCGGGTCGACTCGACGACCGCATCGTCTCCGGCGGTGAGACGATCGATCCGCACGCCGTCGAGCGTGTCGTCGGCGAACACCCGGCCGTCGAGGCGGTCGCCGTCGTCGGTATTCCGGACGATCGGTGGGGCGAGCGCGTCGGCGCGGCGGTCGTCACGGACGACGCTGCCCTCCCGGACAGTGCGACGGCGACTCTCGATGCGTACGCTCGCGAGCACCTTCGCGCACCCGCACGGCCGAAAACGTGGACCGTCGTGCAGACGATTCCCCGAACGGCGTCGGGGACGGTCGACCGCGCTGCGATCCGTGATCTGATTCGCGACGACGAGTGA